In Paenibacillus sonchi, a single genomic region encodes these proteins:
- a CDS encoding homocysteine methyltransferase — protein sequence MKSLKLCDTTLRDGEQAAGVSFTRAEKLEIAKLLSECGVEQAEVGIPAMGTREQEDIAAIAGLNLPMKLMTWNRSLPGDIDKARATGVNWSHVSIPVSEIQLQGKLGLSTDEGLNKLLGAAEYALSLGMTVSVGMEDSSRADMGFLVRLVNSLHREGIRRFRYADTVSAHHPGQIAGRVSTLLGEVPGDVELEVHCHNDFGLACANTLSGIAAGAVWASTTVAGIGERTGNAAMEEVAMAWHHLYGGDSSVRFDLLKGLADKVIAASGRSVGDAKPIVGQLAFTHESGIHVDGLMKERATYQTFDPSEVGRSHRFVLGKHSGTGGVAHVLDQLGLTITPDTAGRLLVRVREYAESHKGTVPEYMLVQWLMEEQQRAQNVV from the coding sequence GTGAAAAGTCTCAAGCTATGTGACACGACACTGCGGGATGGCGAACAGGCGGCTGGAGTATCATTCACGAGGGCGGAAAAGCTGGAAATCGCAAAGTTGCTGTCGGAGTGCGGAGTGGAGCAGGCAGAGGTAGGGATTCCTGCCATGGGTACGCGGGAGCAGGAGGATATTGCGGCGATTGCCGGATTGAACCTCCCGATGAAGCTGATGACCTGGAACCGCTCGCTGCCGGGGGATATCGACAAGGCGCGGGCGACAGGAGTTAACTGGAGCCACGTGTCCATTCCTGTTTCGGAGATTCAGCTGCAAGGCAAGCTGGGGCTCTCAACAGATGAGGGACTGAACAAACTGCTGGGTGCGGCGGAGTATGCCCTTTCGCTGGGCATGACGGTATCGGTGGGCATGGAGGATTCATCAAGAGCCGATATGGGTTTTCTGGTCCGGCTGGTGAATTCGCTGCACCGGGAAGGCATCCGCAGGTTCCGGTATGCGGATACTGTGTCGGCGCATCATCCGGGACAGATTGCCGGGCGCGTAAGCACGCTGCTCGGTGAAGTTCCCGGTGATGTCGAGCTGGAGGTGCACTGCCATAACGATTTTGGCCTGGCATGTGCAAATACGCTGAGCGGCATTGCCGCAGGTGCGGTCTGGGCCAGCACCACGGTTGCCGGGATTGGAGAACGCACCGGCAACGCAGCCATGGAGGAAGTAGCGATGGCCTGGCACCACCTTTACGGCGGGGATAGCAGCGTAAGATTCGATCTGCTCAAAGGTTTGGCGGACAAGGTGATTGCCGCTTCCGGCCGCAGCGTGGGCGATGCCAAGCCGATCGTGGGCCAGCTGGCTTTTACCCATGAGTCGGGAATCCACGTGGATGGGCTGATGAAGGAGAGGGCTACCTATCAGACCTTTGATCCCTCGGAGGTAGGCCGGAGCCACCGTTTTGTACTGGGCAAGCATTCCGGCACCGGCGGCGTGGCCCATGTGCTGGACCAGTTGGGCCTGACAATCACACCTGACACCGCAGGGCGTCTGCTGGTGCGGGTCCGCGAATATGCCGAGTCCCACAAAGGCACGGTTCCTGAGTATATGCTGGTGCAGTGGCTGATGGAAGAGCAGCAGCGGGCACAGAATGTGGTTTAG
- a CDS encoding HesA/MoeB/ThiF family protein, translating into MEPLAGGLELERYARQLKLLGEEGQKALKEATVMVAGIGGLGGTAALYLAAAGVGRLILAHEGIVVPPDLNRQILMDTDHLKMERMSTAIAQLKRLNPHVEIEGHNARIEIPLARPWVQDADIVIDARYDFPERYALNRLCVDTGTPMVEAAMYGFEISLTTVVPGVTPCLECLYPDVAPQWEPLGFPVLGATSGIAGCLAALEAVKWITGVGTTYAGVMHRFSSLDFACYSVHISRNPKCACCGEGGTP; encoded by the coding sequence ATGGAGCCGCTTGCCGGAGGTTTGGAGCTGGAACGGTATGCCCGGCAGCTTAAGCTGCTCGGGGAAGAAGGGCAAAAGGCGCTGAAGGAAGCGACGGTGATGGTGGCCGGAATTGGCGGGCTGGGGGGAACGGCTGCGCTGTATCTGGCTGCGGCGGGTGTCGGCAGGCTTATTTTGGCCCATGAAGGGATTGTTGTCCCGCCTGATCTGAACCGGCAGATTCTGATGGATACGGATCACCTGAAGATGGAACGCATGAGTACAGCGATTGCCCAGCTGAAGCGTCTGAACCCGCATGTCGAAATTGAGGGCCACAATGCCAGAATTGAAATTCCTCTTGCCCGGCCCTGGGTGCAGGACGCTGATATTGTGATTGACGCCCGTTATGACTTTCCCGAGCGATATGCGCTGAACCGTCTGTGTGTAGATACCGGAACGCCTATGGTGGAAGCTGCTATGTATGGTTTTGAGATTTCCCTCACAACGGTCGTTCCCGGTGTAACCCCCTGCCTGGAATGCCTGTACCCGGATGTGGCGCCCCAGTGGGAGCCGCTTGGATTTCCAGTTCTGGGAGCCACCTCCGGAATTGCGGGTTGTCTGGCTGCGCTGGAAGCCGTAAAATGGATTACAGGGGTAGGGACAACTTATGCGGGCGTAATGCATCGCTTCAGCTCACTCGACTTCGCCTGTTACAGCGTCCATATTTCCCGTAATCCGAAATGCGCTTGCTGCGGAGAAGGAGGTACACCGTGA
- a CDS encoding DUF269 domain-containing protein, whose product MEPLADGKMAVQVGLFREGAAVKPRRRKVVKELDQGTADAFVRRLCNLLDTADFFGRHAALSPQEKIAKLFLASAEDKNKSDFNCAVSPKVRQQVPILFQAIAGVMEEKSGAMVQSTAEINVEGFGRGLLYTGRVILVLKSLRAGAPFPFTSEEKTIRYGVECVEEGLAFLEKYKEMTACHGLFSLEG is encoded by the coding sequence ATGGAACCATTGGCTGATGGAAAGATGGCAGTTCAGGTCGGACTTTTCCGGGAGGGGGCGGCGGTGAAACCCCGCCGCCGCAAAGTTGTAAAGGAGCTGGATCAGGGTACGGCGGATGCTTTCGTCCGCCGTTTGTGCAATCTGCTCGATACGGCTGATTTCTTCGGACGGCATGCCGCGCTGTCTCCGCAGGAGAAAATCGCCAAGCTGTTCCTGGCTTCCGCCGAGGACAAGAATAAATCGGACTTCAACTGTGCCGTATCTCCGAAGGTCCGCCAGCAGGTTCCGATTTTGTTCCAGGCTATCGCCGGAGTCATGGAAGAGAAGAGCGGAGCCATGGTGCAAAGCACCGCTGAGATTAATGTGGAGGGTTTTGGACGGGGGCTGCTGTATACCGGGCGTGTGATTCTGGTGCTGAAGAGCCTGCGGGCCGGTGCCCCTTTCCCGTTCACTTCAGAGGAGAAGACCATCCGCTACGGGGTGGAATGTGTCGAGGAAGGACTGGCTTTTTTGGAAAAATATAAGGAAATGACCGCATGCCACGGATTGTTCAGCCTTGAAGGCTAA
- the nifX gene encoding nitrogen fixation protein NifX — translation MKVAFATDDGSRVNAHFGQSPMFAVYNVTKNGGELVELRKLPAVLNQDEAGKIDCRLTAVEDCTLIFIMQIGASAAARVTRRKIMPVKVPFGSPIDEQVKRLVEMLQGKPPMWLAKVLRAEEDTVKGEEGDGTIG, via the coding sequence GTGAAAGTAGCGTTCGCCACAGATGATGGAAGCCGTGTGAATGCCCATTTCGGGCAAAGCCCAATGTTCGCTGTATATAATGTGACCAAAAATGGCGGTGAACTGGTAGAGCTGCGCAAGCTGCCGGCTGTTCTGAATCAGGATGAAGCCGGTAAAATTGACTGCCGCCTGACGGCTGTAGAAGATTGCACACTGATCTTCATCATGCAGATAGGCGCTTCAGCCGCCGCGCGGGTGACACGCCGCAAGATTATGCCGGTTAAGGTTCCATTCGGCAGCCCGATTGATGAGCAGGTGAAACGTCTGGTTGAGATGCTTCAGGGCAAGCCGCCGATGTGGCTGGCCAAAGTGCTGCGTGCGGAAGAAGACACGGTGAAAGGGGAGGAAGGGGATGGAACCATTGGCTGA